From a region of the Streptomyces sp. NBC_01454 genome:
- a CDS encoding HAMP domain-containing sensor histidine kinase, with the protein MLRGLRARLVVGFLVVAAISALTTALLTYQEARNAILQRSQDTAVNDLRAQVNSLAPELPTPPSRADLDFFRVQLERSGKSRDWDISAHYRGVPDGGDSSLQGGFTVPAGLKDSVEKRHVPAFQRVDRGGDPWLLIGMPVRQSDGRASALSVYAQVPLSAEESNVEALVSAAQRGVVPVLVLTVVLALLAARGVLRPVRGLRQAAGRIAEGRLDTRLEVKGADELAELSRTFNDMAARLEESMAELRRLESNARRFAADVSHELRTPLAAMSAVTDVLDEDAGSLDPDTASAVRLISQETGKLARMVEDLMEVSRFDAGAAALHLDEVDVAETIRKTLQARAWQKRVAADLPADVRARLDPRRLDVVVANLVGNALHHGGEPVRVVLHAPERDADRLRIEIFDSGPGIDPEVLPHVFDRFYKADSARARSEGSGLGLAIAQENIRLHGGTLHAANSPEGGAVFTVELPLRHEEAGEAADEEDSALPKDAGAAAEPAAEDDRDDARPVAGKAHHV; encoded by the coding sequence ATGCTGCGCGGGCTGCGGGCCCGGCTCGTCGTCGGATTTCTGGTGGTGGCCGCCATCAGCGCGCTGACCACCGCCCTGCTGACCTACCAGGAGGCCCGTAACGCCATCCTCCAGCGCTCCCAGGACACCGCCGTCAACGACCTGCGGGCACAGGTCAATTCGCTGGCCCCCGAGCTGCCGACCCCGCCGTCCCGGGCCGACCTGGACTTCTTCCGGGTCCAGCTGGAGCGCTCGGGCAAGTCACGGGACTGGGACATCTCGGCGCACTACCGGGGGGTGCCGGACGGCGGCGACAGCAGTCTGCAGGGCGGCTTCACGGTACCGGCCGGCCTCAAGGACTCCGTGGAGAAGCGGCATGTGCCGGCCTTCCAGCGGGTGGACCGCGGCGGGGATCCCTGGCTGCTGATCGGGATGCCGGTACGGCAGTCGGACGGCCGGGCCTCCGCGCTGTCCGTCTATGCGCAGGTGCCGCTGAGCGCCGAGGAGTCCAATGTCGAGGCGCTGGTGAGCGCCGCCCAGCGGGGCGTGGTGCCGGTGCTGGTATTGACCGTGGTCCTGGCGCTGCTGGCCGCGCGCGGGGTGCTGCGGCCGGTCCGCGGCCTGCGGCAGGCCGCCGGGCGGATCGCCGAGGGCAGGCTGGACACCCGGCTGGAGGTCAAGGGTGCCGACGAACTCGCCGAGCTGTCCCGGACCTTCAACGACATGGCAGCCCGGCTGGAGGAGAGCATGGCCGAGTTGCGCCGTCTGGAGTCCAACGCCCGGCGGTTCGCTGCCGATGTCTCGCACGAGCTGCGCACACCGCTGGCGGCGATGTCCGCGGTGACCGATGTGCTCGACGAGGACGCCGGGTCCCTGGACCCCGACACCGCCTCCGCGGTCCGGCTGATCAGCCAGGAGACCGGGAAACTGGCGCGGATGGTGGAGGACTTGATGGAGGTGTCACGCTTCGACGCGGGGGCCGCGGCCCTGCATCTGGACGAGGTGGACGTCGCCGAGACCATCCGCAAGACGCTGCAGGCCAGGGCCTGGCAGAAGCGGGTGGCCGCGGATCTGCCGGCGGACGTCCGGGCCCGGCTCGATCCGCGGCGGCTGGATGTGGTGGTCGCCAATCTCGTCGGCAACGCCCTGCATCACGGCGGCGAGCCGGTCCGGGTGGTGCTGCACGCCCCGGAGCGGGACGCGGACCGGCTGCGGATCGAGATCTTCGACAGCGGCCCCGGCATCGACCCCGAGGTCCTGCCGCATGTCTTCGACCGCTTCTACAAGGCGGACTCCGCCCGCGCCCGCTCGGAGGGCAGCGGCCTGGGGCTCGCCATCGCGCAGGAGAACATCCGGCTGCACGGCGGCACCCTGCACGCCGCCAATTCCCCCGAGGGCGGTGCGGTGTTCACGGTGGAGCTGCCGCTGCGCCACGAGGAGGCGGGTGAGGCCGCCGACGAGGAAGACTCCGCGCTGCCGAAGGACGCGGGGGCGGCCGCGGAGCCGGCCGCGGAGGACGACCGGGACGACGCACGTCCCGTGGCCGGGAAGGCACACCACGTATGA
- a CDS encoding J-domain-containing protein yields the protein MTERKPPGISFETWADRQIREAAERGAFDGLTGAGKPLPHLDRPYDEMWWIKEKMRREQLSFLPPSLVLRKEAEDAREAAAAAPGEAALRRILSEINERIRAALRAPLDGPPLHLVPFDIEEAARTWRRDHGG from the coding sequence ATGACCGAGCGCAAACCCCCCGGTATCAGCTTCGAGACCTGGGCGGACCGGCAGATCCGCGAGGCCGCCGAGCGCGGCGCCTTCGACGGGCTCACGGGGGCCGGCAAGCCCCTCCCCCACCTCGACCGGCCGTACGACGAGATGTGGTGGATCAAGGAGAAGATGCGCCGCGAGCAGCTCTCCTTCCTGCCGCCCAGCCTGGTCCTGCGCAAGGAGGCCGAGGACGCCCGGGAGGCCGCGGCCGCGGCGCCCGGCGAGGCCGCGCTGCGCCGCATCCTGTCCGAGATCAACGAGCGGATCCGCGCGGCACTCCGTGCGCCCCTCGACGGCCCCCCGCTGCACCTCGTCCCGTTCGACATCGAGGAGGCGGCCCGCACCTGGCGCCGGGACCACGGGGGTTGA
- a CDS encoding DUF4185 domain-containing protein produces MPQAPIRTAAAAGLLLLTAGAVRLLPGPAAPGPRADCAGRRIASWSDDFRHTAEFTRYGNDNTRLDDWTGGDGTHSVRLPDGRTLWLFSDTFLDRVHAPPGPHGESHHWRTSGTGGTPSLRHNSAVVMSRSGRLERTLTGGGAAAPGPLFPDPPGGGRRWPVGARVEPRAPGATRKVVRVLLWHRTPGTGPWIFGEPRATEVATLSLPGLRPEGLTRTVDQAAVPDPGRRVLYGTAVVPAGGWTYVFGGDDPPSSPASSAFLARVPAGRLADRGSWRFWDGARWQRRAGRAGPVLRGGGRRGVGSAFTVVRDGPAWVLFTMDTGGDGTAGLRAVTSYWSCAPQGPWHGPHGRLTPPRPPAADPRYVAVYNPQAHPEFTAGRGLLLSYDINWLGPPGVPPGPRINGAVELYRPRFLRVRPAPAGP; encoded by the coding sequence ATGCCCCAGGCGCCGATCCGCACCGCGGCCGCCGCCGGACTGCTTCTGCTCACCGCCGGAGCCGTCCGGCTGCTGCCGGGGCCCGCCGCCCCGGGCCCGCGCGCGGACTGCGCCGGACGCCGGATCGCCTCCTGGTCCGACGATTTCCGGCATACCGCGGAATTCACCCGTTACGGCAACGACAACACCCGCCTGGACGACTGGACCGGCGGCGACGGCACCCACTCGGTGCGCCTCCCCGACGGCCGCACCCTGTGGCTGTTCTCCGACACCTTCCTCGACCGGGTCCACGCACCGCCCGGCCCGCACGGCGAAAGTCACCACTGGCGCACCTCCGGCACCGGCGGTACGCCCTCCCTGCGGCACAACTCCGCCGTGGTGATGTCCCGTTCGGGCCGCCTGGAGCGCACCCTGACCGGCGGTGGGGCGGCCGCTCCCGGACCGCTCTTCCCCGACCCGCCGGGCGGCGGCCGGCGCTGGCCGGTCGGTGCGCGCGTGGAGCCCCGTGCGCCCGGCGCCACCAGGAAGGTCGTCCGCGTCCTGCTGTGGCACCGCACCCCCGGCACCGGGCCGTGGATCTTCGGCGAGCCGCGCGCCACCGAGGTGGCCACGCTCTCGCTCCCCGGACTGCGTCCGGAGGGCCTCACGCGGACCGTGGACCAGGCGGCCGTCCCGGACCCGGGACGGCGGGTCCTCTATGGTACGGCGGTGGTCCCCGCGGGCGGCTGGACGTATGTCTTCGGCGGCGACGATCCGCCGTCCTCACCTGCCTCCAGCGCCTTCCTCGCGAGGGTCCCGGCCGGGCGGCTGGCGGATCGCGGCAGCTGGCGGTTCTGGGACGGCGCCCGCTGGCAGCGCCGGGCCGGCCGGGCCGGGCCGGTGCTGCGGGGCGGCGGCCGGCGCGGCGTGGGCAGCGCCTTCACCGTGGTGCGCGACGGCCCGGCCTGGGTGCTGTTCACCATGGACACCGGCGGCGACGGCACGGCCGGGCTGCGGGCGGTCACCAGCTACTGGTCCTGTGCGCCGCAGGGCCCCTGGCACGGTCCGCACGGCCGTCTCACCCCACCCCGTCCGCCCGCCGCCGACCCGCGGTACGTCGCCGTCTACAACCCGCAGGCGCACCCCGAGTTCACCGCGGGCCGTGGGCTGCTGCTCAGCTATGACATCAACTGGCTCGGCCCGCCCGGCGTCCCGCCCGGCCCCCGGATCAACGGCGCGGTGGAGCTGTACCGGCCGCGGTTCCTGCGGGTACGGCCGGCGCCGGCCGGGCCGTGA
- a CDS encoding methylmalonyl-CoA mutase subunit beta encodes MTAESPELPLAAAFPDADREQWQRLVEGVLRKSGVTEASGAAAEDALATGLQDGIRIRPLYTAEDGTAVPGHPGFPPFVRAGRPEGTTVAGWDVRQQHVHTDPRRANASILADLENGVTSIWLTVGDGGVPVSGLEQALQGVYLDLAAVVLDAGADFTAAAEELLRLYTASGAPLGEAAGALGADPLGLLARTGDDAKLRLQLESAARLAGRCTDEAPGLRALAVDALPYHEAGGSAAEELGTSLATGVAYLRQLTEAGLGIDDACRQLEFRYAATADQFLTIAKLRAARRLWARVAEVCGASPAAAAQRQHAVTSTVMMARRDPWVNMLRTTVAGLSAGVGGAEAVTVLPFDAALGLPDAFARRIARNTQSVLLEESHLSKVIDPAGGSWYVESLTDELARAAWAWFQEIEGAGGQAAALRSGMIAGRLAGTWQRRTDDLARRREPITGVSEFPHLAEPPVHREPAPAPIGGGLPRVRRDDAYERLRSRSDAHLAASGARPKVFLAALGPVAAHTARLAFAANLFQAGGIETVAEPAPVDTESVAEAFARSGARIACLCASDTVYGEQAAAVAAALKSAGAVRVLLAGKPGERREEFTAAGVDTFVFAGCDAVEVLSSALDVMEVA; translated from the coding sequence ATGACCGCCGAGTCCCCCGAACTCCCCCTGGCCGCCGCCTTCCCGGATGCCGACCGAGAGCAATGGCAGCGCCTCGTCGAAGGTGTGCTGCGCAAATCGGGCGTCACCGAGGCGTCCGGCGCCGCCGCCGAGGACGCGCTCGCCACCGGCCTCCAGGACGGCATCCGCATCCGCCCGCTCTACACCGCCGAGGACGGTACGGCCGTCCCGGGCCACCCGGGCTTCCCTCCCTTCGTACGGGCCGGCCGGCCCGAAGGCACCACCGTCGCCGGGTGGGACGTACGCCAGCAGCACGTCCACACCGATCCGCGGCGGGCCAATGCATCGATCCTGGCCGACCTCGAGAACGGCGTCACGTCGATCTGGCTGACCGTCGGCGACGGCGGGGTGCCGGTCTCCGGTCTGGAGCAGGCGCTGCAGGGCGTCTATCTGGATCTGGCCGCGGTGGTCCTGGACGCGGGCGCCGATTTCACGGCGGCCGCCGAGGAGTTGCTGCGGCTGTACACGGCCTCCGGCGCACCGCTCGGCGAGGCGGCCGGCGCGCTGGGCGCCGACCCGCTCGGCCTGCTGGCCCGTACGGGTGACGATGCCAAGCTGCGCCTCCAGCTGGAGTCGGCCGCCCGCCTGGCCGGGCGCTGCACCGACGAGGCGCCGGGCCTGCGGGCGCTGGCCGTCGACGCGCTGCCGTACCACGAGGCGGGCGGCTCGGCCGCCGAGGAACTGGGCACCTCGCTGGCCACCGGCGTCGCCTATCTGCGGCAGCTGACGGAAGCCGGGCTCGGCATCGACGACGCCTGCCGGCAGCTGGAGTTCCGCTATGCCGCCACCGCGGACCAGTTCCTGACCATCGCCAAGCTGCGCGCGGCCCGCCGGCTGTGGGCCCGGGTCGCCGAGGTGTGCGGGGCCTCGCCCGCCGCGGCCGCGCAGCGCCAGCACGCGGTCACCTCCACGGTGATGATGGCCCGTCGCGACCCCTGGGTGAACATGCTGCGCACCACGGTCGCCGGGCTGTCCGCCGGAGTGGGCGGCGCGGAGGCGGTGACGGTGCTGCCGTTCGATGCCGCGCTGGGCCTGCCCGACGCGTTCGCCCGGCGGATCGCCCGCAACACCCAGTCCGTGCTGCTGGAGGAGTCGCATCTGTCGAAGGTCATCGACCCGGCGGGCGGCTCCTGGTACGTCGAGAGCCTCACCGACGAGCTGGCCCGCGCCGCCTGGGCGTGGTTCCAGGAGATCGAGGGCGCGGGCGGCCAGGCCGCGGCGCTGCGCTCCGGGATGATCGCCGGCCGGCTGGCCGGCACCTGGCAGCGCCGCACCGACGACCTCGCCCGCCGGCGCGAACCGATCACCGGCGTCAGCGAGTTCCCCCATCTCGCCGAGCCCCCGGTACACCGCGAGCCGGCACCCGCGCCGATCGGCGGAGGGCTGCCACGGGTGCGCCGGGACGACGCGTACGAGCGGCTGCGGTCGCGTTCCGACGCCCATCTGGCGGCGAGCGGCGCCCGCCCGAAGGTCTTTCTGGCCGCGCTGGGCCCGGTCGCGGCGCACACCGCCCGGCTGGCGTTCGCCGCCAATCTGTTCCAGGCGGGCGGCATCGAGACGGTGGCCGAACCCGCGCCGGTGGACACGGAGTCGGTCGCCGAGGCGTTCGCCCGCAGCGGCGCGCGGATCGCCTGTCTGTGTGCGAGCGACACGGTGTACGGCGAGCAGGCGGCGGCCGTGGCGGCCGCGCTGAAGTCGGCGGGAGCGGTACGGGTGCTGCTGGCGGGCAAGCCGGGCGAGCGCCGGGAGGAATTCACCGCGGCGGGCGTGGACACCTTTGTCTTCGCCGGCTGCGACGCGGTCGAGGTCCTCTCCTCGGCCCTGGATGTCATGGAGGTGGCGTGA
- the scpA gene encoding methylmalonyl-CoA mutase has translation MGDTTQQAGAIPDFSTVELGDADAAHGAGDGARWAEAVERATGKGVADLTWETPEGIDVKPLYTEADLDGLDFLGTYPGITPYLRGPYPTMYVNQPWTIRQYAGFSTAEESNAFYRRNLAAGQKGLSVAFDLPTHRGYDSDHPRVTGDVGMAGVAIDSIYDMRQLFEGIPLDKMTVSMTMNGAVLPVLALYIVAAEEQGVAPEKLAGTIQNDILKEFMVRNTYIYPPQPSMRIISDIFAYTSQKMPRYNSISISGYHIQEAGATADLELAYTLADGVEYLRAGLAAGMDVDAFAPRLSFFWAIGMNFFMEIAKLRAARLLWARLVQRFEPKNPKSLSLRTHSQTSGWSLTAQDVFNNVTRTCVEAMAATQGHTQSLHTNALDEALALPTDFSARIARNTQLFLQQESGTCRVIDPWGGSAYIEKLTHDLARRAWQHIEEVEEAGGMAKAIDAGIPKLRVEEAAARTQARIDSGRQALIGVNKYRVETDEEIEVLKVDNSSVRAQQIDKLKRLRAERDEQACQEALRALTAAAKSGPGEGLEGNLLALAVDAARAMATVGEISDALESVYGRHSGQIRTISGVYRDEAGPSSGVERTRSLVAEFERAEGRRPRILVAKMGQDGHDRGQKVIATAFADLGFDVDVGPLFQTPAEVARQAVEADVHIVGVSSLAAGHLTLVPALREALAAEDREDITIVVGGVIPPQDVQPLRDMGAAAVFLPGTVIPEAAHDLVRDLAAVLGHEL, from the coding sequence ATGGGAGACACGACGCAGCAGGCCGGCGCCATCCCGGACTTCAGCACGGTCGAGCTGGGGGATGCGGACGCGGCGCACGGCGCGGGCGACGGCGCACGATGGGCCGAGGCGGTCGAACGGGCCACCGGCAAGGGCGTGGCGGATCTGACGTGGGAGACGCCGGAGGGCATCGACGTCAAACCGCTCTACACGGAGGCGGACCTCGACGGCCTGGACTTCCTGGGGACGTACCCGGGGATCACGCCGTATCTGCGCGGCCCCTACCCGACGATGTACGTCAACCAGCCCTGGACGATCCGGCAGTACGCCGGCTTCTCCACGGCCGAGGAGTCCAACGCCTTCTACCGCCGCAACCTCGCGGCCGGCCAGAAGGGCCTGTCGGTCGCCTTCGACCTGCCCACGCACCGCGGCTACGACAGCGACCACCCGCGGGTGACCGGTGACGTCGGCATGGCGGGCGTCGCCATCGACTCGATCTACGACATGCGGCAGCTCTTCGAGGGCATCCCGCTGGACAAGATGACCGTGTCGATGACGATGAACGGCGCGGTGCTGCCCGTGCTCGCCCTCTACATCGTGGCGGCGGAGGAACAGGGCGTAGCGCCCGAGAAGCTGGCCGGGACCATTCAGAACGACATCCTCAAGGAGTTCATGGTCCGCAACACCTACATCTATCCGCCGCAGCCCTCGATGCGGATCATCTCCGACATCTTCGCGTACACCTCGCAGAAGATGCCGCGCTACAACTCCATCTCGATCTCCGGCTATCACATCCAGGAGGCGGGTGCGACGGCCGACCTGGAGCTGGCGTACACCCTCGCCGACGGGGTCGAGTACCTGCGCGCGGGCCTGGCGGCCGGGATGGACGTGGACGCCTTCGCGCCGCGCCTGTCCTTCTTCTGGGCGATCGGCATGAACTTCTTCATGGAGATCGCCAAGCTGCGCGCGGCCCGACTGCTGTGGGCGCGCCTGGTGCAGCGCTTCGAGCCGAAGAACCCCAAGTCCCTTTCGCTGCGCACCCATTCGCAGACCTCGGGCTGGTCGCTGACCGCGCAGGACGTGTTCAACAACGTCACGCGGACGTGTGTGGAGGCGATGGCCGCCACCCAGGGCCACACCCAGTCCCTGCACACCAACGCCCTGGACGAGGCGCTGGCGCTGCCCACCGACTTCTCCGCCCGGATCGCCCGCAACACCCAGCTGTTCCTGCAGCAGGAGTCGGGCACCTGCCGGGTCATCGACCCATGGGGCGGCAGCGCCTACATCGAGAAGCTCACCCACGATCTGGCCCGCCGCGCCTGGCAGCACATCGAGGAGGTCGAGGAGGCCGGCGGCATGGCCAAGGCCATCGACGCCGGCATCCCGAAGCTGCGGGTGGAGGAGGCCGCGGCCCGCACCCAGGCGCGGATCGACTCCGGGCGGCAGGCGCTGATCGGCGTCAACAAGTACCGGGTGGAGACCGATGAGGAGATCGAGGTCCTCAAGGTCGACAACTCCTCGGTGCGCGCCCAGCAGATCGACAAGCTCAAGCGGCTGCGTGCCGAGCGCGACGAGCAGGCCTGCCAGGAGGCGCTGCGGGCGCTGACCGCGGCGGCGAAGTCCGGTCCCGGCGAAGGGCTGGAGGGCAATCTGCTGGCGCTGGCGGTGGACGCGGCCCGCGCCATGGCGACCGTCGGTGAGATCTCGGACGCACTGGAGTCGGTCTACGGGCGGCACTCCGGCCAGATCCGTACGATCTCCGGTGTGTACCGAGACGAAGCGGGCCCCTCCTCCGGTGTCGAGCGCACCCGGTCGCTGGTGGCCGAGTTCGAGCGCGCCGAGGGCCGCCGGCCGCGCATCCTGGTGGCCAAGATGGGCCAGGACGGCCATGACCGCGGCCAGAAGGTGATCGCCACGGCCTTCGCCGACCTGGGCTTCGACGTCGATGTCGGCCCGCTGTTCCAGACCCCGGCCGAGGTGGCCCGCCAGGCCGTGGAGGCGGACGTCCATATCGTCGGGGTCTCCTCCCTGGCGGCCGGCCACCTGACGCTGGTGCCCGCGCTGCGGGAGGCGCTGGCCGCGGAGGACCGGGAGGACATCACCATCGTGGTGGGCGGGGTGATCCCGCCGCAGGACGTGCAGCCGCTGCGCGACATGGGCGCCGCCGCGGTCTTCCTGCCCGGCACGGTGATCCCCGAGGCCGCCCACGATCTGGTGCGGGACCTGGCAGCGGTCCTCGGCCACGAGCTGTGA
- the meaB gene encoding methylmalonyl Co-A mutase-associated GTPase MeaB, with the protein MPARIDVERYAEGVRAGSRAWIARAVTLVESTRPDHRTAAQRLLIELLPYSGAARRVGISGVPGVGKSTFIDALGTLLTGRGHRVAVLAVDPSSSRTGGSILGDKTRMERLATDPAAFVRPSPTSGTLGGVARATRESIVVMEAAGYDVVLVETVGVGQSETTVAGMVDTFLLLTLARTGDQLQGIKKGVLELADLVSVNKADGPHERDARSAARELAGALRLLQPVDAAWTPPVLTCSAREGTGLKALWERVEQHRTLLDSTGALAERRRTQQVDWTWSMVRDRMIDRLQEHPEVRRLGPEVEQAVRDGELTATLAAERLLTAFGLGDPPPRN; encoded by the coding sequence ATGCCGGCGAGGATCGATGTCGAACGGTACGCCGAGGGTGTCCGCGCGGGTTCCCGGGCCTGGATCGCCCGGGCCGTCACCCTGGTCGAGTCCACCCGCCCCGACCACCGGACGGCGGCCCAGCGGCTGCTGATCGAGCTGCTGCCGTACTCCGGTGCGGCCCGCAGAGTGGGCATCAGCGGGGTGCCGGGTGTCGGCAAGTCGACCTTCATCGACGCCCTCGGCACGCTGCTGACGGGGAGGGGGCACCGGGTCGCGGTGCTCGCCGTGGACCCGTCCTCCAGCCGCACCGGCGGCTCCATCCTGGGCGACAAGACCAGGATGGAGCGTCTGGCGACCGACCCGGCGGCGTTCGTCCGGCCCTCCCCCACCTCCGGCACGCTGGGCGGAGTGGCGCGGGCCACCCGGGAGTCCATCGTGGTGATGGAGGCGGCGGGCTATGACGTCGTCCTGGTGGAGACGGTGGGCGTCGGCCAGTCCGAGACCACCGTCGCGGGCATGGTCGACACCTTTCTGCTGCTGACCCTGGCCCGCACCGGCGACCAGCTCCAGGGCATCAAGAAGGGCGTACTGGAGCTGGCGGACCTGGTCTCCGTCAACAAGGCCGACGGGCCGCACGAGCGGGACGCCCGCTCCGCGGCCCGCGAACTGGCCGGTGCGCTGCGGCTGTTGCAGCCCGTCGACGCGGCCTGGACGCCGCCCGTCCTGACCTGCAGCGCCCGCGAGGGCACCGGTCTGAAGGCGCTGTGGGAGCGGGTCGAGCAGCATCGCACCCTGCTGGATTCCACCGGGGCGCTGGCCGAGCGGCGCCGCACCCAGCAGGTCGACTGGACGTGGTCGATGGTCCGGGACCGGATGATCGACCGGCTCCAGGAGCACCCGGAGGTGCGCCGGCTGGGCCCCGAGGTCGAACAGGCCGTGCGCGACGGCGAACTGACCGCGACGCTGGCGGCCGAGCGGCTGCTGACCGCGTTCGGACTGGGAGACCCTCCCCCGCGGAACTGA
- a CDS encoding ATP-binding protein — protein MTTHPAETVHDALRDEACDDTWWMPAPDDFAACALSSSARTVAEARRFTRVTLEGWKLCAGVAEDAALVVSELVSNALRYGSRTEGERERREALAALCPAWLALTRQGATVLCAVSDAGAGAPVVGPQDTLAESGRGLQIVDRLSDAWGWTPPDRSGKTVWATVSERD, from the coding sequence ATGACCACTCATCCGGCAGAGACCGTGCACGACGCCCTCCGGGATGAAGCGTGTGACGACACCTGGTGGATGCCCGCCCCGGACGACTTCGCGGCGTGCGCACTGAGCAGCTCGGCCCGCACCGTCGCCGAGGCCCGCCGGTTCACCCGGGTGACGCTCGAAGGCTGGAAACTGTGCGCCGGCGTCGCCGAGGACGCGGCCCTGGTCGTGTCCGAACTCGTCAGCAACGCCCTGCGCTACGGCAGTCGGACCGAGGGGGAGCGCGAGCGCCGCGAGGCGTTGGCCGCGCTGTGTCCGGCCTGGCTGGCCCTGACCCGGCAGGGCGCCACGGTGCTGTGCGCGGTCTCGGACGCCGGCGCCGGCGCACCCGTCGTCGGGCCCCAGGACACCCTGGCGGAATCGGGGCGCGGGCTGCAGATCGTCGACCGGCTGAGCGACGCCTGGGGCTGGACGCCGCCGGACCGCTCGGGGAAGACGGTGTGGGCGACGGTGTCGGAGCGCGACTGA
- a CDS encoding DUF397 domain-containing protein, whose amino-acid sequence MEPVTNGIQATALDGAAWRKSRRSNPSGNCVELAVLSDGEVAVRNSRFPSGPALVYTRDEMTAFVQGAKDGDFDDLIGRG is encoded by the coding sequence ATGGAGCCGGTGACCAACGGCATACAGGCAACCGCCCTCGACGGCGCCGCCTGGCGCAAGAGCCGCCGCAGCAACCCCAGTGGCAACTGCGTTGAACTGGCGGTTCTTTCGGACGGCGAGGTAGCGGTGCGCAACTCCCGTTTTCCCTCGGGTCCGGCGCTGGTCTACACCCGCGACGAGATGACCGCCTTCGTCCAGGGCGCCAAGGACGGCGACTTCGACGATCTCATCGGCCGCGGCTGA
- a CDS encoding helix-turn-helix domain-containing protein, with product MSAAQPSSDPSLRRYLEHPRGGPTVLRIVLGTQLRRLREGAGITREAAGDAIRGSHAKISRLELGRVSCKERDVADLLTLYNVTDETIRSDFLTLARRTSTPGWWHQYGDVLPGWFETHIGLEEAASVIRTYEVQFVPGLLQTPDYARAVTQLGHPRASAEEIERRVRLRVQRQELLTVPDAPRVWAVIDEASLRRPLGGPEVMEGQLRHLLTMAELPNVTLQIAPFSLGGLAAAGGPITILRFLEPDLPDIVYLEQLTSALYLDKRDDVDHYLAVMDRLSAQSESPRESLVILERLLKQES from the coding sequence ATGAGCGCCGCGCAGCCGAGCAGCGATCCGTCCCTGCGCCGCTATCTCGAACACCCGCGGGGCGGCCCGACCGTCCTGCGCATCGTGCTGGGCACCCAGCTTCGCCGGCTGCGGGAAGGCGCGGGCATCACCCGCGAGGCCGCGGGGGACGCCATCCGCGGTTCGCACGCGAAGATCAGCCGCCTGGAGCTGGGACGGGTGAGCTGCAAGGAGCGGGACGTCGCCGATCTGCTGACGCTCTACAACGTCACGGATGAAACGATCCGCTCGGACTTCCTCACCCTGGCCCGCCGGACCAGCACTCCCGGCTGGTGGCATCAGTACGGCGATGTGCTGCCGGGCTGGTTCGAGACGCACATCGGCCTCGAAGAGGCCGCCTCGGTGATCCGCACCTACGAAGTCCAGTTCGTGCCGGGCCTGTTGCAGACGCCGGACTACGCGCGGGCGGTGACGCAGCTCGGTCATCCGCGGGCGTCGGCCGAGGAGATCGAGCGACGGGTGCGACTGCGCGTACAGCGTCAGGAGCTGCTGACCGTCCCGGATGCGCCGCGGGTGTGGGCCGTGATCGACGAGGCGTCGCTGCGCCGTCCGCTCGGCGGGCCCGAGGTGATGGAGGGTCAGCTCCGGCATCTGCTGACGATGGCCGAGCTGCCGAATGTCACGCTGCAGATCGCACCGTTCAGCCTCGGTGGTCTGGCGGCGGCCGGCGGTCCGATCACGATCCTGCGGTTCCTGGAGCCGGACCTGCCGGACATCGTCTATCTGGAGCAGCTGACCAGCGCGCTCTATCTGGACAAGCGCGATGATGTCGACCACTACCTCGCGGTGATGGACCGGCTCAGCGCACAGTCCGAGTCCCCGCGGGAATCCCTGGTGATACTGGAACGGCTGCTCAAGCAGGAGAGCTGA